A stretch of DNA from Synechococcus sp. PROS-9-1:
ACCTTGTCGCCTGAGGTCATGGCCGATCTCCTCCGTCAGCAAGCCCTAGAGAAAGCCACTCTGTACCGCAAAGAGCTGGGGAACGCACCGCTCGAGGAGCGAGTCCGGGCGCTTGTGAATCTGCGCTTAAAAGAGGGTTACGTCAGCGACATGCAACCAGCCCCAAGTGGTTCGGGTTGGTGCGTCAGTGAATTTCACTGCTCAGTGCAGAGAATTGCTGAGGAATATCCAGCGGTCTGTGATCAAGAGCTACAGCTGATCAGGCACACCTTTCCGGACTGTCTTGTGGAGCGGGTGCATTGGCGCCTGGAATCAGGACATTCCTGTGGTTTCAGCATCGCCCCTAAGCAGGACTGATTCATGGCTGAACGGCCGCTCTTCGGTTCAGGCCCCCTATCTCGCGCTGATGCCGAGCAGATTGAAGCCACGTTGCTTCCCAACCTCGATCGTCACCACCTTCGCCTCCTAGCCCACTGTCTACGCAGCTTTCAAGTGATCGCAGATCCGCGACACTCAGGTCCACTTCCCGGCCGAAGCGAGCTCGAGCAATGGCTCTTGGAGCAGCCGCAATTGGTTGACGAGCCTCAATTCCGCGACTTACTGCTCCACCAATTTCTTGCCGCCGCGCAGCAGCTAGAAAACCTCGCCAGACAACAAGACCTCTCTCCTTTGGAACTCAACCTGGGAGAACTCATTGAAGCCAGCACTAAGGCGTCCAAAGCCAGGATCGAGGGACCGCACAACCATCCCTCGGACTGCGATCATCCAATACAAGAGTCATCCCCCTCATGACCTCGGCCATTGCCAACGCTGTCCATTTCTTTCAACAGAGTTGCGGTCGCTGGCGATCACAACGCAGCGTTCATCACCTCTTGCACCGACGAGCAGAAGCGGGTGGATCTCTCATCGTTGTGGAAGATCTCGATCCGAATGACCCACGGCTGCAAACACTGGCTGAGCAACACGGCCAATCCCCGGGGAGCATTGCAGGAGGCAGCTTTGTGCGCTGGAGCGCCTCGATGGCATGGGATCAGAACGGCGATGCCCATGACGGCGAAACAGTGTTTGGCCTGATCCCAGATGGCGATGACGGACGCAGCGGCACCCTGCTTCGCGATTTGGGCTACGCCGAAAAAGCACCGGCCACCTCGACCTTCCAAATGGATCAGCAGGACGGTCTCATCCTCTGCACCAGCTACGAAACCATGACCGTCTGGGAACGCTTCTGGTTCACCAGCCCAAATGTGAGGTTGCGCTCCAGCACGGTGGAAGGCCTTTCGAACAACGCATCCTTTTGCATGGAAACGCGTTTGAGCGAAGAAACCGAGGACATCACAGAGGCGCCAGCAGGGTCAAAGGATGAGTCATTGGAACCACTTTCGGCCCCATTCGGCTGGTGAGATCGCACGGCAGCAACTATTACGGACTGTGAGTGCTGACCTGCGAAGAAGAGGTGCACCGGACTCTTCTTCTACGATCGCTGGCGAAGGATGATGAAGATTGCGTGGCCATTCCTCTACTGCAGTACGCACCGATCACCCAAAATTCAAGGGTGGCGGCGCTGCGGGTCGCATCCGACGAGGTGCCACGGGCGTATTCCATGGACATCGCCATGGATGCCGACAATCTGAAAACCGTGATTGAAGGTGCCTACAGGCAGATTTATTTCCACGCCTTCCAGTCAGATCGGGACGTGAATCTGGAATCCCAGCTGCGAGACGGTCAGATCACTGTCCGCGATTTTGTTCGTGGGCTTTGCCTCTCCGACACCTTCCAGAGAAGCTTTTATGGCATGAACAGCAACTACAAGGTGGTCCGCCATCTCGTAGAGAAGCTTCTGGGTCGCAAAACAAGCGGGCAATCAGAGGAGATCGCCTGGTCCATCCTGATTGCGACGAAAGGCGTCACCGGGATGGTGGATGCGCTGCTCGACAGTGAGGAATACCTCGACGCCTTTGGCTACGACTCTGTTCCCTACCAACGCAACAGGGTTCTTCCTGGAAGGGATCTGGGAGATACACCTTTCAACATCACAAGCCCTCGTTACGACGAGTACTACCGCGGAATCCTTGGGTTCCCTCGGTTTGTCTACACAAACGCTGTCAAAGCGAAGTCCATTCCAGAGAGAGCAAAAGTCAAGCGTGGCGGTTTCCCAGAGGACTACCTTCCTTGGGTCCGTGGTCTGGCCAACACGAGTGGTGTCGCTCCCAGTGGCACTGCAGACATGGATTACCTCTCCAAGGTTCCCTATCGCAGCATCGGTCGCTGAACCGCGAGAAAATACGCCAAAAGTCGAGGGGGCCAACAGGCCCCCTTTTTTTGTGTGTCCAGCTCGTGGGAGCAGCCAACTGAAGCCTTCAAGCCCCCTGGTCTGGAGTCAGAAGATGCTGACCACAGCAGTGGAAGATGTCAGAAAAATGGAAGTTGGCTGCAAACTGATCCCGAAGAAACTCGGTTGGTTGTCCGTGACGCAAGCCCTCTCATCTCTAGCCCGCCTGACCCTGCGTCAGCTTCGCCAAATGGCGAGTGATTTGGGGGTAACCCTCTACAGCCGGAAGAGCAAGGAGGCCCTTGTAAGCGCTATCGCTGAGCGCCAAGATCGTCGCGATGGCGATCTCAAGGCAATGGAGGCAGAGCTCCATGCGCCCTCCATGGGCGAGGCATCGACCCGCGTGGTCTTCCTGCCGAGAGACCCACAGTGGGCATACGTTTTTTGGGAAATATCCGATAGCGATCGAAGGCAAGCTCAATCAGAAGGAGCATCCTTCCTATGCCTGCGCCTCGCCGATGTGACCGGGCTCGCAAACGGCTCATCCCACCCTCACACCCTTCAGGAAGTGCCTGTTGATAGCCACAGCACTGAGTGGTATTTGCCTGTTCCTCTTTGCGACCGCGATTACCGGGTTGAACTTGGCTACAAGTCAGAGAACAAATGGATCTCGCTGGCGTTCTCCTCTGTGGCAAGGGTCCCGGCTCTCCACCCAAGCGATCAAATCCTTGATCAGTTTGTCCCTTTCAGCCTGGAAGCCACACCCACTGCTGCTCCCATGCAGCCGATGACCAAGCAGGGAGCTGATCCAGAACCAACCGACAGCAAGCTGCACGAACGTCTTTACCAAAGCGCGACGACCCACTTCCGCAGTCGCCGCGTTGGCTCGGAGATCCTTCATGAAAGCGATTCGATGGGTTCTGACCAGCGTGGACTCAATGATTCAGGAGTTGGCCTATGGGCCAGCGGGCGTAATGAATCTGGCCTCGGTGGAGTAGCTCCACGTCAGCGCTCGTTCTGGCTCGTTGCCGATGCTGAGCTGATTGTTTACGGCGCAACAGATCCATCTGCACGCCTCACCATCGGCAAAGAAGATGTACCTCTTTCAAGCGATGGCACCTTCCGCATCCAAGTTCCATTCCGCGATGGTGAGCAGGTGTACGCCATCGAAGCCACAGCGGCAGACGGAGAACAAAAGCGCAACATCACCCTCAACTTTGAGCGTGTAACTCCGGAAGACAACAGCAATCCCGCCAGCGAAGCTCGCGCTGAGTGGTTCTGATTCTGAACTCCTCAATGTTGCGTTGGTTTGTTGCGATCACTCCCCTGGCAGGCGCCATAGCCTTCCCAATCCTGGTGCCGATCACCATGGCAAAAGTGAGTATCGGCGCTGGTGTGGGCGTTGCTCTTGTTCTGAGTACTCTTTGGTTTGTCGCCATGTTGCGGACCTCTGAGATGCCGCACTGAGGGTGGAATCCTCAGGGTGAGGAGCGCTTATTTCCCTGTGAATCGAACACAACCAAGGCTTCCTTTGCGGGGCTGGATTGTGACCGCGCTGGTTGGCCTATTCGCGAGCAGTTGCAGCCAAGCAGGAGTTGTGCTCGGTCAGATGCCAGTTGATCTGGCCGAGCCAAAGGGAATCGAAGTGGGTTTCAACCACCGCACAGCCAGTCGCTATCGCAGTCCTCTAAGTGGCGCATGGAGGAATGGAGACAATCTCGAACAGATGCTGATCAATGCGATCCAGTCTGCCGAGACAGAGATCTTGGTCGCGGTGCAAGAACTTTCTCTGCCTCGCATCGCCGAGAGTCTTGTTGCCGCCTCACGCCAAGGCGTGAACGTGAAAGTGATTTTAGAAAACAACTACAGCACTCCCTGGAGCAAGCAGCATGAGCTCGATCTCAGCAGTCATGGACGCCAGCGACTCCAGCGCCTGAGCGCTCTAGCCGATCAAGATCAAAACGGTGTTGTGAGTCCAGAAGAAGCAAGGAATCACGATGCGCTACTCATCCTTCAGCAAGGACAGATTGCTTGGATTGATGACACAGAAGACGGCAGCAAGGGCAGCGGCCTGATGCATCACAAGTTTGTTGTCATCGATGGTGAACGCGTGATCACTGGCAGCGCCAACTTCACCAATTCCGGCATGCATGGTGATGCTGGAGCCACACAAACTCGCGGCAATGTGAATCATCTGATCAGCATTCAAAGTCCAACTCTGGCCACTGTTTTCAAAGAAGAGTTTGCTCAGATGTGGGGAGATGGACCTGGCGGCTCCAACAACAGTCGCTTTGGACGCAATAAAACTGCCCAGCGTCTGCGGACCGTCAAGGTGGGCTCCATGAATGTCAGCGTGATGTTTCCGCCCCATGCAAAAACATATTCAAGCCATGGAATTGATGTGATTGAGGATCAGCTAGGAGGGGCAAAAAAGACCATTGACCTCGCCTTATTTGTCTTCTCTGCACAGCAACTCACCAACAAACTTGCAGAGCGGATATCCGCTGGAGTGAAGCTGAGGCTGCTTGCCGATCCTGGATTTGCCAGCCGGTCCTTTTCAGAAGTGCTTGATCTTCTCGGCGTTGCCCTGCCCGATCGCTTCTGCAAATTAGAGGCTGGCAATCAACCCTTACCCAAACCACTCAAGGGCATCGGCAC
This window harbors:
- the sufR gene encoding iron-sulfur cluster biosynthesis transcriptional regulator SufR, with protein sequence MGAQAQAPTRETTLTLLLRQGETSAASLAETLGISVQAMRRHLRSLEDDELVEASPTTAGPGRPSNLWRLTSKGHQHFPDGIENFALGLLESMAATLSPEVMADLLRQQALEKATLYRKELGNAPLEERVRALVNLRLKEGYVSDMQPAPSGSGWCVSEFHCSVQRIAEEYPAVCDQELQLIRHTFPDCLVERVHWRLESGHSCGFSIAPKQD
- a CDS encoding phycobiliprotein lyase → MTSAIANAVHFFQQSCGRWRSQRSVHHLLHRRAEAGGSLIVVEDLDPNDPRLQTLAEQHGQSPGSIAGGSFVRWSASMAWDQNGDAHDGETVFGLIPDGDDGRSGTLLRDLGYAEKAPATSTFQMDQQDGLILCTSYETMTVWERFWFTSPNVRLRSSTVEGLSNNASFCMETRLSEETEDITEAPAGSKDESLEPLSAPFGW
- a CDS encoding phycobilisome rod-core linker polypeptide; this translates as MAIPLLQYAPITQNSRVAALRVASDEVPRAYSMDIAMDADNLKTVIEGAYRQIYFHAFQSDRDVNLESQLRDGQITVRDFVRGLCLSDTFQRSFYGMNSNYKVVRHLVEKLLGRKTSGQSEEIAWSILIATKGVTGMVDALLDSEEYLDAFGYDSVPYQRNRVLPGRDLGDTPFNITSPRYDEYYRGILGFPRFVYTNAVKAKSIPERAKVKRGGFPEDYLPWVRGLANTSGVAPSGTADMDYLSKVPYRSIGR
- a CDS encoding DUF4912 domain-containing protein, with the protein product MTQALSSLARLTLRQLRQMASDLGVTLYSRKSKEALVSAIAERQDRRDGDLKAMEAELHAPSMGEASTRVVFLPRDPQWAYVFWEISDSDRRQAQSEGASFLCLRLADVTGLANGSSHPHTLQEVPVDSHSTEWYLPVPLCDRDYRVELGYKSENKWISLAFSSVARVPALHPSDQILDQFVPFSLEATPTAAPMQPMTKQGADPEPTDSKLHERLYQSATTHFRSRRVGSEILHESDSMGSDQRGLNDSGVGLWASGRNESGLGGVAPRQRSFWLVADAELIVYGATDPSARLTIGKEDVPLSSDGTFRIQVPFRDGEQVYAIEATAADGEQKRNITLNFERVTPEDNSNPASEARAEWF
- a CDS encoding phosphatidylserine/phosphatidylglycerophosphate/cardiolipin synthase family protein, with translation MNRTQPRLPLRGWIVTALVGLFASSCSQAGVVLGQMPVDLAEPKGIEVGFNHRTASRYRSPLSGAWRNGDNLEQMLINAIQSAETEILVAVQELSLPRIAESLVAASRQGVNVKVILENNYSTPWSKQHELDLSSHGRQRLQRLSALADQDQNGVVSPEEARNHDALLILQQGQIAWIDDTEDGSKGSGLMHHKFVVIDGERVITGSANFTNSGMHGDAGATQTRGNVNHLISIQSPTLATVFKEEFAQMWGDGPGGSNNSRFGRNKTAQRLRTVKVGSMNVSVMFPPHAKTYSSHGIDVIEDQLGGAKKTIDLALFVFSAQQLTNKLAERISAGVKLRLLADPGFASRSFSEVLDLLGVALPDRFCKLEAGNQPLPKPLKGIGTPRLARGDKLHHKFAVIDNKTVITGSFNWSPSAAHTNDETLMVIESPQLAAHFTREMDRMWRGAELGITARMRRKLKRQTRKCGSGTERK